Proteins encoded in a region of the Bacillus methanolicus genome:
- a CDS encoding ABC transporter ATP-binding protein produces the protein MSHLIVKEVSKRFGTNEIIRDLSFRVEKEEFVSIIGPSGSGKSTIFHMIGGIITPDEGTIQLENKTINGTRGEISYMPQTPSLFPWRTVLENTILSQELKGKPDKEKAKEMLEKAGLASYLNSYPHELSGGMKQRVSFIRALLSPQSVICLDEPFSALDELTRLKMQKWLLSIWEENRKTVLFVTHNIDEALFLSDRIIVLSNKPAKVKAEFHIPFSRPRDESMMLTDDFLKWKREIFYTLQGSNRDGKND, from the coding sequence ATGAGCCATCTAATTGTAAAAGAAGTATCAAAACGATTTGGCACAAATGAAATTATTCGGGACCTTTCCTTTCGAGTGGAAAAAGAAGAATTTGTTTCAATCATCGGTCCGTCGGGAAGCGGGAAAAGCACCATTTTTCATATGATTGGCGGAATCATCACACCTGATGAGGGAACGATACAGCTTGAAAACAAAACGATCAACGGTACAAGGGGAGAAATCAGCTATATGCCGCAAACCCCTTCTCTTTTCCCGTGGAGAACCGTGTTGGAAAATACTATTCTCAGCCAAGAATTGAAAGGGAAACCGGACAAGGAAAAAGCAAAGGAAATGCTCGAAAAAGCAGGATTAGCTTCTTATCTGAATTCTTACCCTCATGAACTATCCGGCGGAATGAAGCAGAGGGTTTCCTTTATTCGTGCATTATTAAGCCCGCAATCCGTAATTTGCCTCGATGAACCGTTTTCGGCGCTTGATGAACTGACCCGGCTTAAAATGCAAAAATGGCTGCTGTCGATTTGGGAGGAAAACCGCAAGACGGTTCTGTTTGTCACCCATAACATTGATGAGGCTTTGTTTTTATCAGACAGGATCATTGTGCTGTCTAATAAACCGGCGAAAGTGAAAGCTGAATTTCATATACCTTTTTCACGGCCAAGAGACGAAAGTATGATGCTTACGGACGATTTTTTGAAATGGAAAAGGGAGATTTTCTACACGTTGCAGGGGAGTAACCGTGATGGAAAAAATGATTGA
- a CDS encoding phage holin has translation MINWKVRFQNRIWAISFLSQIMLVAQIILPVLNSLGVTDFQLTEEVKSEILTLANSVFIILSMLGIIQDPTTKGFQDSDRAMKYDKPK, from the coding sequence ATGATAAACTGGAAGGTTCGTTTCCAAAACAGAATATGGGCCATCTCATTCCTCTCACAAATTATGCTTGTCGCTCAAATCATTCTGCCTGTGTTAAACTCGTTGGGAGTAACAGATTTTCAGCTTACAGAAGAAGTGAAAAGCGAAATTCTTACCCTTGCCAATTCCGTCTTTATCATTTTGTCGATGCTTGGGATCATCCAGGATCCAACAACAAAAGGATTTCAAGATAGTGACAGGGCAATGAAGTATGATAAACCGAAATAG
- a CDS encoding thiamine-binding protein, which translates to MADALVSIQILPKTKDGEDVIPYVDEAIKVIHESGVAYEVHPLETTMEGELDKLLKVIKDMNERMIELGSKNVISQVKILYQPEGITMNQLTEKYR; encoded by the coding sequence ATGGCTGACGCGCTTGTAAGCATTCAAATTTTGCCGAAGACAAAAGACGGGGAAGATGTGATTCCATATGTGGACGAAGCGATAAAAGTGATTCATGAATCAGGGGTTGCATATGAGGTGCACCCGCTTGAAACGACAATGGAAGGCGAGTTGGACAAACTATTAAAAGTCATTAAAGATATGAATGAGCGGATGATTGAATTGGGCAGTAAAAATGTCATCTCTCAAGTAAAAATTTTATACCAGCCAGAGGGGATTACAATGAATCAACTGACGGAGAAGTATCGGTAA
- a CDS encoding response regulator transcription factor has translation MINILIVDDHLSILEGTKMLLEQEPDFNISIENSSLNALNKIKLQHYDILLFDLYMPHLNGLELTKKALAYNQDLIVLIYTGFDIKPHFNLLVEAGVSGFLSKTSSREELVIGIRCALRQQVILPLSLVRELRRPGFVSGGTNSQDTVILTKTEEDILAELAKGKSTREMANSLSMSQRSLEYNLTLLYQKFGVRTR, from the coding sequence ATGATAAATATTTTGATAGTCGATGACCATTTATCTATATTGGAAGGTACAAAAATGCTATTGGAGCAGGAACCCGATTTTAACATTTCAATAGAAAACAGTTCTTTGAACGCATTAAATAAAATTAAGCTGCAACATTATGATATATTGCTGTTTGATTTGTATATGCCGCACTTGAACGGGCTTGAACTAACAAAAAAAGCTTTAGCGTATAATCAAGATTTAATTGTATTAATTTACACCGGTTTTGATATTAAACCACATTTTAATTTATTGGTTGAAGCCGGAGTTTCCGGTTTTTTATCCAAAACTTCTTCAAGAGAAGAACTTGTGATAGGAATAAGATGCGCCCTGCGTCAACAGGTTATCTTGCCGCTTTCGCTTGTAAGAGAACTAAGAAGGCCGGGCTTCGTTTCCGGCGGCACCAATTCTCAAGATACAGTAATCCTGACGAAAACAGAAGAAGACATATTGGCGGAACTGGCAAAGGGTAAAAGTACAAGAGAAATGGCTAATTCTTTATCGATGAGCCAACGATCACTGGAATATAATTTAACGTTGCTCTACCAAAAGTTTGGGGTTAGGACGCGGTAG
- a CDS encoding IS110 family transposase produces MNYTQNRKISQITPSTLIIGIDIAKDKHVARAQDDRGIEFGKRLIFENRIHGFQMLLDWVNRHQKENDKNHVIFGVEPTGPYWLNLAYFLTAKGYDFVLVNPMHVKKSKELDDNSPTKNDTKDARVIAQLIKDGRYSVPNLLDGIYAELREGVKIRDQLTQQLAITEGRIQNLIQRYFPEFFDVFGDWEGKAALCTLKLFPFPSQIKEMTPEEILSKWKPFVQRGVGMKRATKLVETAKKSIGIQIGIQFAKREMEYLIDQYELYQTQLEELDQELEALVETIPGAKQMMNISGLGVTTVALFFAEVGDLTKYSHPQQLVNLAGLSLREHSSGKFKGQTRITKRGRSRLRKALYLAIRPLVAHNPTFKALHQYYTKRSERPLKKQQSLIALCCKLLRVLFVIGQKQCEFDGSKLLQGLPQITLQVA; encoded by the coding sequence ATGAATTATACTCAAAATCGAAAAATCTCGCAAATCACACCATCAACATTAATAATCGGCATTGATATTGCCAAAGACAAACACGTGGCACGGGCACAAGACGATCGAGGAATTGAATTTGGAAAACGCTTGATCTTTGAAAATCGCATACATGGTTTCCAAATGCTTTTAGATTGGGTGAATCGACACCAAAAAGAAAATGATAAGAACCATGTGATTTTTGGGGTTGAACCAACCGGGCCCTACTGGTTAAATCTCGCTTATTTCCTTACCGCAAAGGGCTATGACTTTGTGCTAGTCAATCCGATGCATGTAAAGAAAAGCAAAGAGCTTGATGACAACTCTCCAACAAAAAACGATACAAAAGACGCCAGAGTGATTGCACAGCTGATTAAAGACGGCCGATACTCCGTACCAAATCTCTTAGACGGCATTTACGCGGAACTAAGAGAAGGCGTCAAAATAAGAGATCAGCTCACTCAACAGCTTGCCATCACAGAAGGACGTATTCAAAATTTGATTCAACGTTATTTTCCGGAGTTTTTCGATGTTTTCGGGGATTGGGAAGGAAAAGCAGCTCTTTGCACGCTAAAACTGTTTCCATTTCCTTCTCAAATTAAAGAAATGACACCTGAAGAGATTCTCTCAAAGTGGAAGCCATTTGTACAACGAGGAGTTGGAATGAAGCGAGCAACGAAACTAGTGGAAACGGCCAAAAAGAGCATTGGAATTCAAATCGGGATTCAGTTTGCCAAACGTGAAATGGAATATCTGATTGACCAATATGAGCTTTATCAAACGCAGTTGGAAGAGTTGGATCAGGAGCTAGAAGCTCTTGTAGAAACGATCCCAGGTGCTAAGCAAATGATGAATATTTCTGGGTTAGGTGTTACAACAGTCGCTCTATTCTTCGCTGAAGTGGGTGATCTCACAAAGTACAGTCACCCTCAGCAATTAGTTAATCTGGCAGGCCTTTCATTACGTGAGCATAGTTCTGGAAAATTTAAAGGACAAACCAGAATAACGAAACGGGGACGAAGCAGGCTGCGTAAAGCTCTGTACCTAGCGATTCGGCCACTCGTTGCCCATAATCCAACTTTTAAAGCTTTACATCAATACTATACAAAACGATCTGAAAGGCCTTTAAAAAAGCAACAGTCTCTCATCGCTTTGTGTTGTAAGCTATTACGTGTCTTATTTGTCATTGGTCAAAAACAGTGTGAATTTGATGGTTCAAAATTATTGCAAGGCTTGCCTCAAATTACATTACAAGTTGCTTAA
- a CDS encoding TatD family hydrolase produces MEKMIDAHIHLDQYQGEAIKEIVENSPFLEALISVSFHLESCKTNLELSKEYDKVKPAFGFHPEQPLPDENEIEKLVGWMKEHKTEMAAVGEVGLPYYLRSEQKVTSYEVGKYFELLEQFIKLAKKWGKPIVLHAVYDDAPIACDLLEKHSIEKAHFHWFKGDSKTIERMIANGYFISVTPDVVYEHEIQQLVNAYPLEQIMIETDGPWPFEGPFRGKMTHPVMMAESVKEIAKIKKIPVTDVFRQVRKNTKTFYCI; encoded by the coding sequence ATGGAAAAAATGATTGATGCCCATATCCATCTTGATCAATATCAAGGAGAGGCGATTAAAGAGATCGTTGAAAACTCGCCGTTTCTTGAAGCACTTATTTCTGTGTCATTCCACCTTGAATCATGCAAAACAAATCTCGAGCTTTCCAAGGAATACGACAAAGTCAAGCCAGCATTCGGCTTTCATCCGGAACAGCCGCTTCCCGATGAAAACGAGATTGAAAAACTTGTTGGCTGGATGAAGGAACACAAAACAGAAATGGCTGCAGTCGGTGAGGTCGGCCTTCCTTATTATTTGCGGAGTGAGCAGAAAGTTACTTCATACGAAGTCGGAAAGTATTTTGAGCTATTGGAACAGTTTATTAAATTGGCTAAAAAGTGGGGAAAACCAATCGTTTTACATGCAGTATATGACGATGCGCCAATTGCCTGTGATCTGCTCGAAAAGCATTCGATAGAAAAAGCCCATTTTCATTGGTTTAAAGGCGACAGCAAAACAATCGAAAGAATGATTGCCAACGGCTATTTTATATCCGTAACCCCGGATGTCGTTTATGAACATGAGATTCAACAACTAGTGAATGCTTATCCGCTGGAACAAATTATGATTGAAACGGATGGTCCGTGGCCGTTTGAAGGCCCTTTTAGAGGTAAAATGACTCACCCGGTAATGATGGCGGAATCCGTGAAAGAAATAGCGAAAATCAAAAAGATTCCCGTCACTGACGTGTTTCGACAGGTGCGGAAAAATACAAAAACATTCTATTGTATATAG
- a CDS encoding Gfo/Idh/MocA family protein encodes MIRFGVVGTNWITDEFIKGAKEIEDFALTAVYSRTKERADEFASKHGAKYTFTDHETMAKSNHIDAVYIASPNSLHAEQAIIYMNEGKHVLCEKPIASNAAEAKKMVEAAKANNVLLMEALKSTLLPNFQAIQENLHKIGTIRRYFASFCQYSSRYDAYKQGTILNAFNPAFSNGALMDIGVYCVYPAIVLFGKPHSIKANGLILESGVDGEGSILMKYEDKEAVIMFSKITDSFIPSEIQGENGSIIIDKIHTPTNVKIQYRDGTIEDISKPQGHSMYYEIKEFIRLIQNSETESLINSFANSLAAMEVIDEARKQIGVVFPADKN; translated from the coding sequence TTGATACGATTTGGGGTTGTCGGAACGAACTGGATCACTGATGAATTTATAAAAGGAGCTAAAGAAATAGAGGATTTTGCATTAACGGCTGTTTATTCCAGAACAAAAGAACGGGCCGATGAATTTGCTTCAAAGCATGGGGCAAAATACACTTTCACAGATCACGAAACGATGGCAAAAAGCAATCATATTGATGCCGTTTATATAGCAAGCCCTAATTCATTGCATGCTGAACAAGCGATTATTTATATGAATGAAGGGAAACACGTGCTCTGTGAAAAACCGATCGCATCGAACGCTGCGGAAGCTAAAAAGATGGTTGAGGCGGCAAAGGCTAACAATGTTTTGTTAATGGAAGCATTAAAATCGACTCTCCTTCCGAACTTTCAAGCGATTCAAGAAAACTTACATAAAATCGGAACAATACGCAGGTATTTTGCGAGTTTCTGCCAGTATTCATCCCGCTATGATGCTTATAAACAAGGCACGATTCTTAATGCATTTAATCCGGCTTTTTCAAACGGGGCATTAATGGATATTGGCGTTTACTGCGTCTATCCCGCCATTGTTCTGTTCGGAAAACCGCATAGTATAAAGGCGAACGGGCTTATTCTTGAATCGGGAGTTGACGGAGAAGGAAGCATCCTTATGAAATATGAAGACAAAGAAGCCGTCATCATGTTTTCAAAGATCACTGATTCTTTTATTCCATCTGAAATACAAGGCGAAAATGGCAGCATCATCATCGACAAAATACACACACCGACAAATGTGAAAATTCAGTACAGGGACGGAACAATCGAAGACATTTCAAAGCCTCAAGGACATTCGATGTATTATGAAATAAAAGAATTCATCAGACTCATTCAAAACAGCGAAACAGAGTCTTTAATAAATTCATTTGCCAATTCATTAGCCGCTATGGAAGTGATTGATGAAGCACGCAAACAAATCGGCGTCGTATTTCCGGCAGACAAAAATTAA
- a CDS encoding ABC transporter permease → MREAIIKGWRPILVLLLFFITWEIGVRTAGTPEWLLPAPSKIVTEGAAGWSEFYPDAVSTVKIALLGFAVGTGVGIFTAIVLHLVPFLRSSVYPLLILSQNVPIIVLAPLLVIWFGFGLLPKIIVITLVCFFPITIAALDGFRQTPQELKHYMMMAGATKQQLFWKLEWPHSLPSIFSGLKISATYSVMGAVISEWLGAEKGIGVYMTLSSSSFRTDRVFVAIFTIMFLSLLFFLLIVLAERRIVHWQGKGEDQK, encoded by the coding sequence ATGAGAGAAGCAATCATAAAAGGGTGGAGGCCGATTCTGGTTCTCCTCCTTTTCTTTATCACTTGGGAAATAGGAGTAAGAACGGCCGGAACCCCTGAATGGCTCCTGCCTGCCCCATCCAAAATTGTGACAGAAGGGGCCGCTGGCTGGTCCGAATTTTATCCGGATGCAGTTTCAACGGTCAAAATCGCTCTTCTCGGTTTTGCAGTCGGGACCGGCGTCGGCATTTTCACTGCCATCGTTTTGCATCTCGTTCCATTCCTTCGGTCATCCGTTTATCCGCTCTTGATTTTATCGCAAAATGTGCCGATTATTGTACTCGCACCGCTCCTTGTCATTTGGTTTGGGTTTGGGCTGCTGCCGAAAATCATCGTCATCACGCTTGTCTGTTTTTTCCCGATCACGATCGCCGCTCTGGACGGTTTCAGGCAAACTCCACAGGAACTTAAGCATTATATGATGATGGCAGGGGCCACAAAACAACAGCTGTTTTGGAAGCTGGAGTGGCCGCATTCGCTTCCGTCGATTTTTTCCGGATTAAAAATCTCTGCGACATACAGTGTGATGGGAGCAGTCATATCAGAATGGCTTGGCGCGGAAAAAGGAATTGGCGTTTACATGACGCTGTCTTCCTCCTCGTTTCGCACCGACCGCGTATTCGTCGCGATTTTTACCATTATGTTTCTCAGCCTGCTGTTTTTCCTGCTGATCGTTCTGGCTGAGCGGCGAATTGTCCACTGGCAGGGGAAGGGAGAAGATCAAAAATGA
- a CDS encoding PAS domain-containing sensor histidine kinase: MENKVQSNWEFETIYKHALDIIMIIDQNRLVRFSTPSFKKTTGYSPEELKDIFDIVQPDERENLMERHRNVILTQQPSKSEYRIITRSGHIKYFECRTMPVESQDNLTVVTVRDITERKNMEIELQNRKDRYKLLQNSLKNFSQDLSSVMKVSDLKERLIHEINTVLPDSQPAILQFNKENQIIEEAHFLEFQPDLQNFPVGKIVNVNDKVLIKVGERTSHAYILILNAQSIEEEMDSIWLETIVYYANMVFESLDVIENLMNQLEAAMQSSQTPLWILRLLFNLSEKERLHLSSDLHDTVLQDQIDLYRRMESLLHRHEFDNEIKALLKGIEQGLLDTIHQIRMTCNELRPPLLRELGLERALENLFEYTQVSSTFKIYFSTDNTSSLQLNEEQTIGIYRIVQELINNATKHSKASKIHLHISAREDKMMFEYSDDGVGFELDKLKPSFNNMGLTSIKQRVQSLSGNVEFYSKPNCGLKVTMQIPCTGIGDKKI, from the coding sequence ATGGAAAACAAAGTCCAATCCAATTGGGAGTTTGAAACGATTTACAAACACGCATTGGATATCATTATGATCATTGACCAAAATCGTCTTGTACGGTTTTCGACACCTTCTTTTAAAAAAACTACCGGATACAGTCCTGAGGAATTGAAAGACATATTTGATATTGTACAACCTGATGAAAGAGAAAATTTAATGGAAAGACATAGGAATGTTATCTTGACCCAACAGCCTTCCAAGAGTGAGTACAGGATAATTACCCGCTCCGGCCATATTAAATATTTTGAGTGTCGGACGATGCCTGTAGAAAGTCAAGATAATCTTACAGTCGTTACGGTCCGGGATATTACCGAAAGAAAAAATATGGAGATAGAGCTTCAAAATAGAAAGGATCGATATAAATTATTGCAAAACAGTTTGAAAAATTTTTCCCAAGACTTGTCTTCGGTAATGAAAGTATCAGATCTCAAAGAAAGATTAATCCATGAAATAAATACAGTTTTGCCAGATTCCCAGCCGGCGATCTTACAATTTAATAAAGAAAATCAGATAATCGAAGAAGCTCATTTTCTTGAATTTCAACCCGATTTGCAAAATTTTCCGGTTGGCAAGATCGTAAACGTTAACGATAAGGTTCTAATAAAAGTAGGAGAGCGGACCAGCCATGCCTACATCCTCATTCTCAATGCACAATCTATAGAAGAGGAAATGGATTCCATTTGGCTGGAAACAATCGTTTACTACGCCAATATGGTATTTGAGAGCTTGGATGTAATCGAGAATCTAATGAATCAATTGGAAGCTGCCATGCAAAGCAGCCAAACACCGCTTTGGATCTTGCGGCTCTTGTTCAATCTTTCCGAAAAAGAACGGCTCCATTTATCAAGTGATTTGCATGATACAGTCCTGCAGGATCAAATTGATTTGTACAGAAGAATGGAATCATTGCTTCATCGCCATGAATTTGACAACGAAATAAAAGCACTGCTTAAAGGAATTGAACAAGGACTGCTGGACACCATTCACCAAATCCGGATGACATGTAATGAACTTCGGCCACCGTTGCTAAGGGAATTGGGTTTAGAGCGGGCATTGGAAAATTTATTTGAATATACCCAAGTTTCTTCAACTTTTAAAATTTATTTTTCAACAGACAATACTTCCAGTCTTCAATTAAATGAGGAACAAACGATCGGAATTTATCGAATCGTACAGGAATTGATCAACAATGCGACAAAACATTCCAAGGCTTCAAAAATTCACCTTCATATTAGTGCCCGGGAAGACAAAATGATGTTTGAATATTCTGATGACGGTGTGGGCTTTGAACTGGATAAGTTAAAACCGTCCTTTAACAACATGGGATTAACAAGCATTAAGCAACGCGTTCAGAGCCTTTCAGGCAATGTAGAGTTTTATTCAAAACCGAATTGCGGATTAAAAGTTACTATGCAAATTCCATGTACCGGCATTGGAGATAAAAAAATTTGA
- a CDS encoding ABC transporter substrate-binding protein, whose protein sequence is MKKWLALLFSAMLLTGCGTDKNDSSSDKNTATTDKKEKSLEKVSVVLDWTPNTNHTGLYVAKEKGYFEQEGLDVEIVKPGETGADQLVASGKSEFGVGYQEGITQARIQGVPIVSIAAIIQHNTSGFASPVEKNIKSPKDFEGKTYGGWGSPVEKSVISSLMKKENADVNKVKIVNIGDTDFFTAVKKDIDFAWIYYGWTGVEAELRGEKLNMIYLTDYSKNLDYYTPVLTTNETMISKKPEIVKAFVNAASKGYQFAIKNPKEAADILIKAEPDLDPELVKKSQEWLASKYQDDAPRWGEQKLEVWENYASWMYENGLLEKKLDAKKAFTNEFLPE, encoded by the coding sequence ATGAAAAAATGGCTCGCATTGCTTTTTTCAGCCATGCTCTTAACGGGCTGCGGTACTGACAAGAATGATTCATCATCAGACAAGAACACTGCAACAACAGACAAAAAAGAAAAATCACTTGAAAAAGTGTCGGTTGTGCTCGATTGGACGCCGAACACCAATCACACCGGATTATATGTAGCGAAAGAAAAAGGCTATTTCGAACAGGAAGGATTGGATGTAGAAATAGTGAAGCCGGGTGAGACGGGAGCGGATCAGCTAGTGGCATCCGGAAAATCTGAATTTGGGGTCGGTTACCAGGAAGGAATTACGCAGGCGCGTATTCAAGGCGTTCCGATTGTGTCGATCGCGGCGATCATTCAGCACAACACTTCAGGATTTGCATCGCCGGTTGAAAAAAATATCAAATCACCGAAGGATTTTGAAGGAAAGACTTACGGCGGATGGGGCTCACCGGTTGAAAAGTCAGTGATCAGCTCTTTAATGAAAAAAGAAAATGCCGATGTCAATAAAGTAAAGATTGTAAACATCGGAGATACGGATTTCTTTACCGCGGTAAAAAAAGACATCGATTTTGCATGGATTTATTACGGTTGGACTGGTGTTGAAGCAGAGCTTCGCGGCGAGAAATTGAATATGATTTATTTAACGGATTATTCCAAAAACCTTGACTATTACACACCGGTCTTAACGACAAACGAAACAATGATTTCGAAAAAACCTGAGATCGTTAAAGCATTTGTGAACGCCGCATCAAAAGGCTATCAATTTGCGATTAAAAATCCTAAAGAAGCGGCAGATATTTTAATTAAAGCAGAGCCAGACCTTGATCCGGAATTAGTGAAAAAGAGCCAAGAATGGCTGGCATCAAAATATCAGGATGATGCGCCAAGATGGGGCGAACAAAAACTTGAAGTTTGGGAAAATTACGCGTCCTGGATGTATGAAAATGGTTTATTAGAAAAAAAGCTTGATGCCAAAAAAGCATTCACCAATGAATTTTTGCCGGAATAG
- a CDS encoding Cof-type HAD-IIB family hydrolase, with protein MGERDLDIKLIALDMDGTLLNEKCEVPEENRKAIKEAMEKGIHVVLSTGRSLLTCRDYAKSLELSSYLVTVNGSEIWGPDGELVERNLIDSELIKWLWDLSQTYKTYFWAVSTDKVYSRELSPEQIAASKWLKFGFDVEDDNVRQIILNELKSMGKFEISNSSHTNIEVNPIGINKAKAIRKVCDFLGISMDHVMACGDSLNDIAMIKEAGLGIAMGNAQDIVKEAADDITETNEKAGVAQAIRKWVLN; from the coding sequence ATGGGAGAGAGAGATTTGGATATTAAGTTAATTGCACTCGATATGGATGGAACTTTGCTTAATGAAAAATGTGAAGTGCCTGAAGAGAATCGAAAAGCAATTAAAGAAGCAATGGAAAAAGGAATTCATGTCGTGCTCAGTACGGGCAGAAGTTTGTTGACATGCCGCGACTACGCAAAGTCGCTGGAACTATCGTCTTATCTCGTTACAGTGAACGGAAGTGAAATTTGGGGGCCTGACGGCGAACTTGTTGAAAGAAACTTAATTGATTCCGAACTGATCAAGTGGCTGTGGGATCTTTCACAAACATATAAAACATACTTTTGGGCTGTCAGTACAGACAAAGTTTACAGCAGGGAGCTTAGCCCCGAGCAGATTGCTGCATCGAAATGGCTGAAATTCGGCTTTGATGTTGAAGATGACAATGTCCGTCAAATCATTTTGAATGAATTGAAATCAATGGGCAAATTCGAAATAAGCAATTCAAGCCACACCAACATCGAAGTCAATCCGATTGGGATAAACAAAGCGAAAGCGATTAGAAAAGTATGCGATTTTCTTGGCATTTCGATGGATCATGTAATGGCGTGCGGCGACAGTTTAAACGATATTGCAATGATAAAAGAAGCAGGCCTGGGAATTGCAATGGGAAATGCCCAGGATATCGTAAAAGAAGCAGCCGATGATATAACGGAAACAAATGAAAAAGCCGGAGTAGCCCAAGCGATCCGGAAATGGGTGTTAAATTAA